The window taaaaatataacattttgtctctattttttaaataaattttaaaatcattatttttttcaatgtaagCTGTTAAGAATTTCAggaatcttatatatatatatatataaattattatttttaaattttaagaataagtCCAAGTGTTGTACAATCAATAGGGCTAAGATTTAAGACAAAAGTATATGGCAAAAGTGACAAAAACGATTAATACTCTGGTACATCCCTTTTGTAGCCAtccttttataaaagaaaaacaatttgcTTCTCGTGCAAATCCTTTGACATCTTCTACCACCTATAACTAGTAGGACCATGATATTcctccataaaaataaaattaggtgAAGCTGATTGACTTTTATTGCTAATCAGCCAATGCTTGATCGTAATATATCATCCTTTCCATtgactaaaataataattgagcTTAAAACAATTGTTCACTATATGTCCATTTCCTTGTTCCCAAGATATAATAGGGGATGATACAATATGGAAAAGAATTAACGCCTACCCACCGTTTCtaacctttgatttttttattttttcttccatAAATCCATAAATCTATCTATGGGTAATGAACTATAGTATTATTTCTCTAGTCAAATTAAGCATACTAAGAGTCTGAGACTGAGGCTGGATTATATCTCTATTTGAGAGGTGGGATGCTCTGCTCATTCCTGAAAAAATTAGTCGGATCCACTGCAGTCTTCACCTTCACCAATCTATCAAAATTGTTCATGAAGTACTTGGCACCGTAAACTTTGCCTTCATCGTAGGACCAGGTCTTAGTGACCCCAATGTCAACGTCTCTGTAATTGAGAAATGAACCTCTTGGGGACTTGGAGACGAATGGGGTCATGTAACTGTAGAGCCTTCTTATCTGGGTCATGTACTCTTTGTCTGCTTCTTCACCTTCTTCGCTCCAGTTCACTGAGTACTGGATCTTGTATATGTTCCCAGCTCTGTGGGGGAAGGCCGTTTCTGAGCTGGGAATTTCGCTCATTCGCCCTCCATATGGGTTGAACACCAGCCCTGTTTTGCCTATCTCAATCATCTTCTTCCACATCCATTCCAGTCCATCCTTCGAGATTGGTGTCTGCACATAATCCGACTTCCTCTTCAAGAAGTTCACTGAATCCGAAGTCCTGTTCAGCAGAGCATCAGGCGATGTTCCATTATCGAAATTAGCCCAGTACAGAACTGACTCAATCCAGCTCATTTCCATGCAGTCCTCTTTCTTCAGCCCCAGTGCAGGAAAATCCTTGTCCATGACAGACAAGAGCCGAGCAGCGTCCCCGAGAAACAGCGAAACAAACGATGCTCTGATAGTTCTGTTCTTGTTCACGGTCACGGGTTGCAGGAGAACCCTGATGAACAGATCATTGTCGATCTTATCGGCAACGAGTTGCCATTTGTACACAAGGTCGGTGGCATTTTGGTCCAAAGTCCTCTGTACCCTGAAAACTGTGACAGTCTCGGGGACAGCAACGAGCTTGATTTTGTATGCAAGTATGACCCCAAAGCTGGATCCACCACCTCCTCTAATGGCCCAGAAGAGGTCCTCTCCCATGGCCTTCCTATCCAGAATTCTGCCATTCACATCCACAATTTTTGCGTCCACAAGCTGATCAATGGACAGTCCATATTTTCGCAACATAGTGCCATACCCTCCCCCACTTATGTGGCCTCCAGCACCCACAGTTTGGCCAACCCCAGCTGGAAATCCATGTAGTTTGCTCTTCTCCCAAATTCTATAATAAAGCTCTCCAAGAGTGGCACCTGCCTGCACCCAAGCAGTCTCATCGCCTATGTTAACGTCGATGGCCCGGAGATTGAACAAGTCGAGGATGAAAAAGGGGATATCCGAGATATACGAAAGCCCATCATAGTCGTGGCCGCCGCTGCGGATTTTCATCTCCATGCCGACGTTTTTGGAGCAAAGAATGGCAGCCTGGACATGGGATTCAACCAAGGGGGTCACAATGATGAGGGGTTTGGGCGTGGAAGATGTGTTGAACCTTCGGTTTCTGATATAAGATTGAAGGACTGTTGTGTAGGAAGAATTGGACTGATTATAAACTATTGATGAAGCCGGTGGAGATGGATCTGAATGGCTGGCTAGGCACTGAATAAAGGTGTCATAGACTGAATCTGAGGCTTCGCATGATGACGACGATgaagagaaaaacagaaaacCAAGGAGGAACACAAGCCCAAAAACAGAGGCAGAGCTTGCTGTCCTCATATTTGTCGCTTTTTTGTTGTAGGATTCAATAGGCAGAGGTGCTGGGGACCCTTTTATAAAGACCAAGTGGGCTTTCCTTCTGGCCCCATGcattaaatttaggaaaaagTAAAAGCAAACCGCCTTGGAAAATTCTtacagagaagaaaaaaaatatggaaacctgtgataataatagtaataagcTTTACTTTTCTGTATCATACTTTTATAAAGTTTAGGAGCTGAATAACAGTAGTTGAACCCTATTAATATGCATCGTATTCAGAAAGAAGGATCTGACCGATGGGGATTAATTTCAATGGTCACACTATCATGCCTTGATTTTGTTATGATGGAGTTGTTACTAGTCTACGTAAAAGGAAATTATAGTTgctattttgttattttcttaaattcaaattttgaaactCACTTTCTGTTTGGATTCTTAGAAAAtcccttttttttaatggtatGAATATTGTGTTGACCAACTCCGCGTGGTACTATCGATGGCGCGAGATTAGCCATCGGTGCTAAGCTTCTAGGCGGCCGCGGTAGGCCGGCTTaacttttcattttgttttacatgaaaaaaaaaacaatatgtttttagatgattttataaaagataccatattcatatttctttaaatagtcacataatatttcaaaatattttctagaaaagGTTACCTTGGCTTTCTAACTTCAAAAATCTGAGCATTTGTttacatacattttttattttttattttttaagaaagaaaataatataatttttatataaaatacaataattatttttaaaagtcagttactatctcaaattttaaatttttttaaagcaatgtgtaagaatataaaattaatttatattttttaataaaaatttctgctttttatatgaaatttttttaaactattaaaaataccATAAAAATGTTCTAtccaaataataattaaaaaaaagagttattaagaaaaatgcaaCTAGAAAAAATAATACCTTTATTAGAATCATTCCTAAACTTGTCcttaaatcttttgtttttcaagttgagatttatttttaaattttttgtctaTCTACAAAGTGTAAAAATTTTGACTTTTATAgaagatttaaataataaatgatacTTTCACAataacttttattcaaaatttaaaaaaatgtagacCTATTCATActtcaatttaaattatcataCATTGAAATTTCAATGGGATAGAAAGTGacttttatttaaacaaaatacaTAATTACGTTATCGTATATTACAAATTAATTGGTGATATGAAGAAAGaataattgataataattttaaaaaacgtttttaattattttaacacttaaaaaaataaaaaaaattttaaatgttaaaaaaaaatagaaatacttcctaaaattatttttaaatgtaatctAAATTCCCATGTAATCTAAATTTGGGAATCTAGTATGTTACAAATGTCATCATATCAAATAAAGTAATAGTTTATTTGATAAACTCTCTTAGTCTCTTTTGAATACAACAATACTTTATAATCTTTTAAAAAGCAAAATCATATAAGATGTTTTTTTGCATTTAAATATGGTATTTCTCTACAAGTCTTCTGTAATATATAGggttaaattttattgagaccCCAGATTTAGTGTAAATCCACTAAGCTACCAcaagtttcaaatttcatctGTTAGTAcccatataaatatattttatacataatttttatttttatttttaaaataaaatttaggttttagagaattattaaatattattatttgaagtctatctaaaaaataaattttataaacaaaataaatttatagggatgctaattgatgaaatttgaacTAATGATAATGAAATGTATTTACACCAAACAACAGGATATATGGGATAAATTAACCTCAATACCTAAAAATTTTagatatatttaaaagaaatgtaTTTTTACTGCTACTACTAAAGTGACTCTCCCAAGGGAAGAAGTAGTCAAACTATGGGGAGGTGGGGATCTTATATATTCTTGGGttgtattttattaaataataatctcACCTTTGAACCATCTCCAAATGTTAGAATGGATGGACAAGTCCACATTGTTATCACATGGAGCCCACATGTGATTTAAGCATGATTGGTAATCAAATTTAATTGGTTCAATTTGGTAAGAGTAGGGGGAAAAAATCACCTTCTTAAGAAGGAAAGGAGTGGACTAAGAATGTGGGTTGTTAGTTTATGTTATTGAGCACATAGGATTGAGGATTGAGGATTGAAGCTGTTTTGTAAAAAGGTAAACTctttggctatgtttggttcccggaaagtacaaaggaaagaaaaaaaatgctaaggaaaataattttctcatgtttggttgtcctataaaaaatatcaaagaaaatcaaatataattaaaactaattaaaaacttatgtatttttaaattatttaatctttatattgatgagttaaaataaataaaatgagtttgaagtaacaaaaaaaataatttatcaatttttaatctatttttttattttccttcactttttctttccttctacttttcttttgtattttcttttcctcgcattttccctcaaatttttcgggaaccaaacatagcctttatCAATTGAGTTTAATTTTCTTAGGATGGGGGTTATGTAGGGTGCAATGGGCACAGTGGATGGTATAATTGACACGGTCTCTGCAATTCATCCTCTCTTCCGTTGATCGGCCTTTTGAAGTCCCAAGGAAAGCTTGTTATGTTGGGGGCACCAGATCAGCCACTTGAGCTTCCCGCCTTTCCTTTAATTTTGGGTAAATATAAATACATGGCAAGAAATTGATTGGgattaattaaataagaaatgaCAATGACAGGGAGGAAGACTGTGGGTGGTAGTCTCACCGACATTGGAAATACCCTTGCTTCTTCCAACCCTTAAAGATTATTATCAAACGTGTTGCATCATTTCAATTCCTTCCGTAAAGAGTGCTGTGGATGTCtccatatttttaaactttagcAAGATGGACACCAATAAAATCATATGATCAattttgtcttttctttattatccatgttttttttatttttctttaaaagcaaTATCCAAATCATATGATTAATCTCCACTACAGTAGTTGGTCTGCCTCAATCCATCCAAGTTGCAGatagaatatatttaaaaataaaccttTGAATGGAAACAActctcaaatatttttcaattgcaGATGCTAAGCCACCGGAGATAATTcagaaaaaaggaagagaaagtgACCCTCTGAGAACTTGAGAACGTTGGAAATTAGTAAGAAATTGGTGGGGGGCCCTTTGGTGAAGAAACGGAAGAGGGTGGGAATCTTTAGGCCTGAGAAGGACATCTCTTTCATTAATCACAATACAACgtatcatattaaaaaaaggaaaaaaggaaaaaagaaaaaaagaagaaattaattgattattaaaataaaaattaaatagaaccAATTGGTCTGGGTGTTCCTAGTGGAAGGTTGACCTCCCGGGAcagattcataaaaaaataaaaataaaattgattttggtgGAGACAGAAGAAGGTAATTGGTGTATGAGGGTGTTTGGGACCGTTGGATTAAATTTATAGCCAAGCAAAATAGCTTCAATGTGTCCAAGAGTGAAGACCCATTTCAAACATTGCAGcctacataaaaaaatttttatgtaatgtgtaagaatataaattaatttatattttttaataaaaaattctgctttttatatgattttttttttaaaagaaaaaagcatAAATAATCACTAACCTTTAAATTatcactttatatatattttttagataaattttttttataacatagcAAACTATTAAAAATACCATAAAAATGTTCTAtccaaataataattaaaaaaaaaaagagctattaagaaaaatgcaactagaaaaaaaaatacctttgtTAGAATCatttgagatttatttttaaatattttgtctaACTACAAAGTGTAAAAACTTTGACTTTTATGCaagatttaaataataaatgatactttcacaataatttttattcaaagttttaaaaaatgtagaCCTATTCATActtcaatttaaattatcatacattgaaattttaatgGGATAGAAAGTGacttttatttaaacaaaatacaTAATTACGTTATCGTATATTACAAATTAATTGGTGatatgaaaaaagaataattgacagtgattttaaaaagcgtttttaattcttctaacacttaaaaaaataaaaaataaaaaattaaatattaaaaaaaataaaaaatagttcctCTTTTAAATATAATCTAAATTCCCATGTAAtctaaatttgggaatttagTATGTTACAAATGTTGTCATatcaaataaagtaataatttatttcataaacTCTTTTTGAATACAATTGAATTGAGtactttataatattttaaaaagcaaaatCATATAAgatgttttttgtatttaaaaatggTATTTCTCTACAAGTTTTGTATAATATGtagggttaattttattgataccCTTGAGATTTACTTTAAATCCACTAGGGAAACCTAGGATTATGGACAAAGTCGGCTCTGTTTTGTGAAAAGGTAAACCCTTTATCAattgagtttaatttttttaggtatGGTGTCTACATGTAATGGATTTCTATTAGTCATAAAATATTCCATGATTGATGCCATCAAATCTGTTCGGTCAATTTGTAAATTCTAACATTTGTTTCCAAACTGTCATGTCTCATGTGTAAGtcgttgttgttttttttttttttctttttgtgtgtgATTTTATACATGTGTGCATGCTATTTGAAATCAACTTTGGAAATTTAATAATGActataatttctttaaaaccaaataaaaattaaagtcgTCTTAAAATTGTCGGTCACGATAAGCTATTCATACATTTAAGGAAATATCTAAATTTTCAAGTTCGCAAACTTTGacttttgagattttatttcataccttcacaaatctttaattttaaaatataccttttttacaaaagtatttttaaataaaattgacaaATTATAGTGACATGTATAGGTTTCGACTCATGTTGTGAcattttaatattagtttttttaaataaacttattttttgtaagaaaaGTAGCTCAAAATAATATGGGTTTTATCTTAATTAATGATCAAAATTTAAggatcaaataaattaaaattttccatttatgaTAATATAAAGTCACAAAAAAATGGCAGCCAAccaaattattaataaataagaattataaacacaataataataataataataataataataataataataagaagaagaaaaaagaaatgttaaGGGGATATTTTGAATATGCATATTGATTAAAGAGGGGTTAAAACCCTCTTTgacaattgtttttaataataatattatattttttagaacaaaaaaactaaaaaacagtTTAATAAtcagtttatgttttttttctatttttattattagaaaataaggtatttttagagaatatttttaaattatttttaattattttttaaaagttgttttaaagaataattatacaaatatatataatgattaaaaataaaattatggatataaaaattatttttaaaatatatttaaaaatattaaaaaaatgtttaaaataattttaggtttttaaataaatttttattctataaaattttaaaaaattattcttaaaatctaatttttaaaaacaattatcctAAATGTCAGTGTGAATGGGAGGTACACGCGTAGAAGATGAGGGTCAAAGCcctcaaaagccaaaaaaaaccAGTGGCGGAGAGTGGATTCAGACTTTTCAAAGCCGACAGCCTTTTGAATATTTTGGGCACTGGGACCGGAGACCCTCGACCCAACCTCCATTGCGGTCGGGCCTCGAGTTCTAGTTATTTTCCGCCGCTTACCCAAACCACACGTCACCCACGACCAAAACTTCGGCCTCACCACCAGTATTCTGCTTTTGAATACAGAACATCTCTTTCAGTGAACTTGTGGTTAAGCTTTCTCCTCGTCCTTAACGATGAAAATATCGGACTCACAGATTAAACTCGATTTTATGGATTtaaatggatattttgacaatgtcaaaatatataaattgattttataaaaaaaatattatatatgatataatttattatatttaataataatatcgataaaaaaatatttattattaaattatataaaatactatttaataataaaatttgattataatatatctaattttaaaatatatttaatatttaagttataaattatttaatttaatcatattaaataatataaaataaattatgatgatgatatatataataatttttatatttttttatcattaattaaataaaaaaaatttaattataattattattttttaatattttatttatttgaggacttttaatgtatatatatatttggtgtgGTATGCTTAATAAGGGGCAAATCTGTCTCAATGGTTGGTTGAGGTTCATGGTGAACCTTTTATTCGGGGTACCTTGATACATGAACGaaaatat of the Vitis vinifera cultivar Pinot Noir 40024 chromosome 10, ASM3070453v1 genome contains:
- the LOC100245607 gene encoding berberine bridge enzyme-like 21, with product MRTASSASVFGLVFLLGFLFFSSSSSSCEASDSVYDTFIQCLASHSDPSPPASSIVYNQSNSSYTTVLQSYIRNRRFNTSSTPKPLIIVTPLVESHVQAAILCSKNVGMEMKIRSGGHDYDGLSYISDIPFFILDLFNLRAIDVNIGDETAWVQAGATLGELYYRIWEKSKLHGFPAGVGQTVGAGGHISGGGYGTMLRKYGLSIDQLVDAKIVDVNGRILDRKAMGEDLFWAIRGGGGSSFGVILAYKIKLVAVPETVTVFRVQRTLDQNATDLVYKWQLVADKIDNDLFIRVLLQPVTVNKNRTIRASFVSLFLGDAARLLSVMDKDFPALGLKKEDCMEMSWIESVLYWANFDNGTSPDALLNRTSDSVNFLKRKSDYVQTPISKDGLEWMWKKMIEIGKTGLVFNPYGGRMSEIPSSETAFPHRAGNIYKIQYSVNWSEEGEEADKEYMTQIRRLYSYMTPFVSKSPRGSFLNYRDVDIGVTKTWSYDEGKVYGAKYFMNNFDRLVKVKTAVDPTNFFRNEQSIPPLK